In Sphaerospermopsis torques-reginae ITEP-024, the genomic window TTCTGGGGCTGAAGAAAATAATACTCTAGCCTCAACTGCATCTGTATCACTGGCGTTAAATGAAGAACAAACCCGCGCCCTGTTACAAGATGTACCTGCTGCTTACAATACCCAAATTAATGATGTTTTATTAACAGCTTTAGTACAGAGTTTTACCCAATGGACAGGAGAAAATTATTTACTAATTGATTTAGAAGGACATGGAAGGGAAGACTTATTTGAAGATGTAGACCTTTCAAGAACTGTAGGTTGGTTTACCACATTATTCCCTGTGGGTTTAGAAATCAAAGAAAACCAACCAGGGGAAGCTTTAAAATCAGTGAAAGAACAACTGAGAAGCATTCCCAACCGGGGTATAGGTTATGGTGTCTTGAGATATTTAAACACAGACACCAGCATCCGCGAAAAATTAGCTTCCTTCCCATCAGCGCAAGTTAGTTTTAACTACCTGGGACAATTTGATCAAGTTCTGAAAGCATCATCAGTTTTAGGTGAAGCTAAAGAATTTAAATCAGAACAAAGTGGATTAAATCGTCGTAGTCACCTATTAGGAATTAGCGGTTTTATTCGGGCTGGAAAACTAGAAATGACTTGGGCATATAGTGATAAAATTCACAAAGTAGAAACTATTGAAAGGTTAGCTTCAGGATTCATGGAAGCATTAACAACCCTCATAGATCACTGTCAATCAAAAGACGAGCAAAGCTATACACCATCTGATTTTTCAGCCGCTAAACTCAATCAGCAACAGCTAGATAAATTTCTAGCAAAACTCAACAAGAAGAAGTAAATAGGTAATGGGTAATTGGTAATTGGTTAAGTCTCATCCTGTTACCTATCACCCATCACCTGTCCTTCTTTCACTGTCACCTGTCACCTGTAACCTGTAACCTGTCACCTATCCCCAAGAGGAAATTGTATGCAAAGTATCGAAGACCTTTATGAACTTTCACCCATGCAACAAGGGATGTTGTTTCATACCCTTTATGCACCAGAATCAGAAGTTTATTTTGAGCAGTTACTTTGCATCCTCTCTGGGGAATTGAATTTTTCTGCATTCCAAAAAGCATGGGAACAAGTTGTAGCCAGACATTCAATATTACGCAGTGCTTTTTTCTGGGAAGAAATAGAAAAACCCTTGCAAATGGTGAGTAAGCAAGTGGATCTTCCCTGGGAAAAATTGGATTGGCGACATTTAAAAAGTGATGAACAAAAACAGCAATTAGAGGATTTTTTGGTGAGCGATCGCCAAAAGGGATTTGATTTAAATCAAGCTCCTTTAATGCGTTTTACCATCATTCAATTAACTGACAATACCTATCAATTTATTTGGAGTCATCACCATATATTATTTGATGGTTGGTCAATGCAAATTGTTCTCAAAGAAGTTTTAGCTTTATATGAAGCAAATCAACGGGGTGAATATTTAAGATTGTCACCCGTTCGACCTTATAAAGAATATATTGAATGGTTACAAGAACAGGATATTGAAAAAGCTAAACAATTTTGGCAACAAACACTACAAGGTTTGCAAACACCTACTATTTTAACTGGTAAGAAAGGACAAGGAATATATCAAGAAAAACGTTTTCAATTATCGGAAAAGGTAACTGAAAAATTGCAAAATGCGGCACGACAACATCATTTAACATTAAATAATTTAGTCCAGGGAGCATGGAGTTTATTAATTTCCCGCTACAGTGGCGAAAAAGATGTAGTTTTTGGGGCAACTGTATCCGGTCGTCAACCTGTAATAGAAAATATAGAATCAATGGTGGGATTATTAATTAACACCATTCCCACCCGTGTAAAAATTGATAATCAAAAACAAATATTATCTTGGCTGCAAGAATTACAAACTCAAGCAATAGAACAAGAACAATATAGTTATTTTCCCCTGGCAGAAATTCAACAAGTAAGTGATATTCTTCCCGGAATGCCATTATTTGAAAGTCTGTTAGTCTTTGAAAATTATCCTGTAGATTCCAGTAAACAAGACACACAAAAAACATTAGAAATTAGTCATCTCAGTTGTTTTGAAAGAACAAACTACCCATTAACAATAGTCATTAATCCTGGTTCACAATTAGGAGGTAGATTTGTTTATGATACTAGCTGCTTTGATGAACAAACATTAGTCCGCATGATTGGTAGTTTCCAAACATTGCTCACAAGATTTTCGGAAAACCTACAACAGAATATTTCACAAATATCTTTACTCAGTGCCGAGGAAGAACAAGAATTAATACTTTTAGAGAATCATCAAAATCAAGAAAATATTAATTATCAATGTCTTCATGTTTTATTTGAAGAACAAGTACAGAAAACACCTGATAAGATTGCAGTTGTTTATAAACAAGAAAACTTAACTTATCGGGAATTAAATAACCGTGCTAATCAATTAGCAAATTATTTAAAATCATTAGGAGTTAAACCAGAAACTAGGGTAGGAATTTGTGTTGAACGTTCCCCAGAAATGGTAATCGGAATACTTGCCATTCTCAAAGCTGGAGGGGCTTATGTACCATTAGATCCAGCTTATCCTACAGAAAGACTAGCTTTAATGTTGGAAGATGTACAAACACCCATCTTACTAACACAAACTCATCTACAAAATAGACTCCCACGAAATCAGCAAATGGTGGTGAATCTTGATACAGATGGGGAAATTATCGCCCAATATTCAACAGACAATTTACCCTGTGAAGTTACTCCAGAAAATTTAGCTTATATTATTTATACATCAGGTTCAACAGGAACACCAAAAGGAACAGAAGTTCCCCATCGTAGCTTTATAGGTTTTATGTTTGGGGTTGATTATATTCACCTTGATGAAAACCAGATTTGGCTACAACATTCATCTGTTTCTTGGGATGGACTCACCTTAGAAATGTGGCCACCATTGCTTTATGGTGGACGTTGTGTACTTTATCCAGAAAAAATTCCTACAGCAGAACAATTAACCCAAATAATTCAAGAACAAAAAGTTAATACTCTTTGGTTAACTTCTGCTTTATTCAATCTCATAATTGATACAATGCCACAAGGTTTATTAGGCATTAAACAACTGCTTATTGGCGGAGAATCTTTGTCTATAAATCATGTACGTCGTGCTTTAGCACTATTACCAGAAACCAAAATCATCAATGGTTATGGACCTTCAGAATGTACAGTATTTACCTGTTGTTATCC contains:
- a CDS encoding non-ribosomal peptide synthetase, which codes for MQSIEDLYELSPMQQGMLFHTLYAPESEVYFEQLLCILSGELNFSAFQKAWEQVVARHSILRSAFFWEEIEKPLQMVSKQVDLPWEKLDWRHLKSDEQKQQLEDFLVSDRQKGFDLNQAPLMRFTIIQLTDNTYQFIWSHHHILFDGWSMQIVLKEVLALYEANQRGEYLRLSPVRPYKEYIEWLQEQDIEKAKQFWQQTLQGLQTPTILTGKKGQGIYQEKRFQLSEKVTEKLQNAARQHHLTLNNLVQGAWSLLISRYSGEKDVVFGATVSGRQPVIENIESMVGLLINTIPTRVKIDNQKQILSWLQELQTQAIEQEQYSYFPLAEIQQVSDILPGMPLFESLLVFENYPVDSSKQDTQKTLEISHLSCFERTNYPLTIVINPGSQLGGRFVYDTSCFDEQTLVRMIGSFQTLLTRFSENLQQNISQISLLSAEEEQELILLENHQNQENINYQCLHVLFEEQVQKTPDKIAVVYKQENLTYRELNNRANQLANYLKSLGVKPETRVGICVERSPEMVIGILAILKAGGAYVPLDPAYPTERLALMLEDVQTPILLTQTHLQNRLPRNQQMVVNLDTDGEIIAQYSTDNLPCEVTPENLAYIIYTSGSTGTPKGTEVPHRSFIGFMFGVDYIHLDENQIWLQHSSVSWDGLTLEMWPPLLYGGRCVLYPEKIPTAEQLTQIIQEQKVNTLWLTSALFNLIIDTMPQGLLGIKQLLIGGESLSINHVRRALALLPETKIINGYGPSECTVFTCCYPIPEKLAENINSLPIGKPIGDRTVYILDTHLHRVPIGVAGELYIGGASVARGYLNQPKLTRERFISNPFMEGDTLYKTGDLVRSLPNGNIEFIGRIDTQVKLRGFRIELAEIEAVLNQHPDIQQVVVIAREDEPGKKLLVAYLVAQDNVATPSSLRNFLKSKLPDYMIPAAFVFLDNLPLTPNGKINRRALPIPDHTQRNLEVNFVPPSTDTEQELAAIWTEVLNLKQVGIHDNFFELGGHSLLATQAISRLREVFSLDFPLRYLFENPTIAELAQKVTEQQIEQAENDELARILAEVDQLSEEEVTQQLMF